Part of the Granulicella cerasi genome is shown below.
TGCTGAGAACGGCAACCACAAATATCTGTGTCGCCCACGGCTCGCGGAGACTACCTTCCCGCGCGCTCGCACGTCCTACTAAAGAAGACCCATGCTCACCGTGAAGCTCACTCTCGTCGCTCTTGCCGCACCGGTCGCCGTCGCGACGGGCTTCGCCCAGGTCTCCACTCTACCCGCGACTGCGCCCACCGCGCAGCCGGCCCCCATCGCCGCACAGCCGACCATCACGCCTGGCCGACGCGCCTTCGTCACCTTTGACGACGGCATGTTGAACGTGCGCGCCGATAACTCTTCGCTGAACGTCATCCTGCGCGACGTCGCCCGCGTTACCGGCATGAAAATCACCGGCGGCGTGAACGACGAGCGCGTCTTCGGCAACTACGGCCCGGCCGACCCCGGAACCGTGCTCGCCACGCTCCTCGGCGGCACCGGCGTCAATGTCCTCGTGCTGGGTGACGAAACGAACGCCCCGCGCGAACTCGTCCTGACACCACGGACCGGTGGCCCGACGCCGCCCAGTCCCACCGCGCCTCAGTACGACAACGAAGCCACCGCAGAGCCTGTCGCAGCCCCGGTGGCCGCGCCGATGCCACGCACGGGCGCAGTCGGCTTCAACGCGAACCGTGCGCCGCGTAACAACGATGGCACCACCCCGGTCCCCGCGCCGGTGACGTCGAACGGCACAACGCCCGTGCCCGATCCGAAGGCTTCGCCCATCTCTTCGCCGCAGCCTCTCTCGCAGCCGGCGAACAACGTCCTGGGCTCCAGCGTGAACAGTTCCCCCACAGCCTCCACGATGCCTACGACGAACTCTGTGCCGATCGACTCCCTGCCGACTCCCACAACGACCACGTCGTCAGACCCCGGCATCGTCGATTCGCCGAACCCTGCGCCTGCAGGAACGACGACGAACCCGAACGGCAATACGACCTCGAACCCCGCCACGCCGACCGACACCAACCCCGGCACCGCGACGACGGACAACACGACCACGAACCCCACCACAGGGGCCGCGAGCGCTCCAGGAACAACCACCGACAGCAGCGGCTCCAGCACGCTGACGCCGGAGCAGATCTATCAGAAGCTGCTCGACATGCAAAAGGCCAAGGCAGCGGCCTCCCCGCAGTAGTAGCCTCCAGACGCAGAAAGGCCCTCCCGACAGGAGGGCCTTTTCCGTTACCGCAAAATTTCTGATGCTTACGCAGTCACAACGTTCGCCGTCGTAGCGCGCTTGCTCGCCGCGGCGATCGAATGCACACGGAACACACGGAACATCGCCTGGCAGATGCCGTACGAAACCAGCACTCCCAGCGTCAGCGACGCCGCCACCGCACAAACCAGCATGATCGTCTCCACAGAACCCTCCAAAAAGTACAACAGCACTACAACAGATGCCTGATGCGTTCTTAAGTCTGGCCTACGCAGAGGCGGTTGCCTATTGCCTCGTCGTGTACATCCTGAGAATTTCTCTTCTCCCATCCCAGACCGGCACCGTTCCTCGCCTTGTCGCTTCCTCTTCGCCTTCGCGATAAACTAGAAGACTGGTCGCAGGTGGGCCGTCTGACACTATGAGCATCACGCACATCAACGTTCGCGGCGCACGGCAACACAACCTGCGCGATGTCTCCGTTTCGATCCCTCGCAACACGCTGACGGTGGTCACCGGTCTCTCTGGCTCGGGCAAATCTTCGCTCGCTTTTGACACCATCTACGCCGAGGGCCAGCGTCGCTACGTCGAGACCCTCTCGGCCTACGCGCGGCAGTTCCTCGACCAGATGGAGCGACCTGACGTCGACTCCATCGAAGGCCTTTCGCCCGCCATCTCCATCGAGCAGAAGACGACGTCGCGCTCGCCGCGTTCGACCGTCGGCACGATCACGGAGATCTACGACTACCTGCGTCTGCTATGGGCCTCTGTCGGCCAGCCGCACTGCCCCAACTGCCACCGCCCCATCTCGCGCCAGAGCGCGGAGCAGATCATCGCGCAGATCGTCGAACGCACCGACGCCATTGGCGAACGCATCACGGTTCTCGCGCCCATCGTGCGCGGCCGCAAGGGCGAGTTCCGCGAAGAGCTCGAAGCGCTCGATAAGAAGGGCTACCGCGTTCGCATCGACGGCGAGATCACCGAGATCGAAGAAGGCATGCGTCTTGAAAAGCGCAAGAACCACACCGTCGAAGCCATCGTCGATCGCATCATTCTGAAGCTCGCACCCGGCGAAGAGACTTACGACACCCGCCGGCTGCAGACGGCCATCACGACCTCGCTTACACTCGCCGGTGGGCTCGTTCTCATCGGCCTGCAATCGCCGGGTGGCGAGTATCACGAAACGCTGTACTCCACCTCGATGGCCTGCCCCGACTGCGGCATCAACGTGCCCAAGCTCGAGCCGCGTTCGTTCTCGTTCAACTCCACCTACGGCGCCTGCCCCGAGTGCAACGGCCTCGGCAGCATCTTCGACTTCGACCCCGCCAAGACCATCAGCGACTGGTCCAAGCCGCTGCTCGACGGCGCCATGGGCCCAGGCGGCTCGGCGCAGTATCTTCTGCGCCTGATCAAGCTCTTCGCCGACAAGAACAAGATCAACCTCAAGCAGCCTTTCGAAGCGTTGCCGAAGGAGCAGCAGGACCTCTTCCTCTACGGCCCGCCGCGCGCCGAAGCTGCACGCACCGGCTTCCACGGCATCATCCCTTACCTGCGCGACTCGCTTGAAGAGACCAAGTCTGACGGCTATCGCGAGTACATGATGCAGTACATGAGCGCGAACGACTGCCCGCGCTGCCACGGCGCACGCCTGCGTCCGGAGTCGCTCGCCGTCACCATTCCGCTGAAGGATTCAGGTGCCCCCGGCCTCGATTCCGAGAGCTACGACGCCGAGGCGATCAAGTCGCCGCGCGCCACCAAAGACTTCTCCATCGCCGACTTCACCGGCCTCTCGCTCGAGCGCGCTCTCGTCGGCGCACGCAGCATGAAGTTCTCCGGCCGCGAAGCGCTCATCGCCGACCGCCTGCAGCGCGAAGTGATCGAACGCCTCGAGTTCCTCAACGCCGTCGGCCTCGGCTACCTCTCGCTCTCGCGCTCGGCGGCCACGCTCAGCGGCGGCGAAGGCCAGCGCATTCGCCTCGCCACGCAGATCGGCTCCAAGCTCCGCGGCGTGCTCTATGTACTCGATGAGCCGAGCATCGGCCTGCATCAGCGCGATAACCAGCGCCTCATCTCCGCGCTCGAAAACCTGCGCGACATCGGCAACACCGTCCTCGTCGTCGAGCACGACGAAGACACCATGCGCAAGGCCGACTACCTCATCGACCTCGGCCCAGGCGCCGGCAAGAACGGCGGCTTCATCATGGCCGAGGGCACGCCCGCGCAGGTGATGGCTGACCCGAACTCCGTCACCGGCCAGTACCTCTCGGGCAAGATCGATATCGTCACGCGCCCCACTCCGGACAAGGCTCCACGCCCGCTCACGGGCCGTTGGCTCTCCATCCAGAACGCCACCTCGCACAACCTTCGCAACGTTACCGCGCACTTCCCGCTCGGCGTCATGACGGTCGTCACCGGCGTCAGCGGCTCGGGTAAATCGACGCTCGTCAATGACATCCTCTACCGCTCGCTGGCGAAGGAACTCTACGGCTCGCGCGAAGAACCCGGCGCGCACAAAGCCATCCACGGCGCTGGCGAACTCGACAAGGTCATTCAGATCGACCAGTCGCCCATCGGCCGCACCCCGCGCTCCAACCCCGCGACCTACACCGGCGTCTTCACCGCCATCCGCGATCTCTTCGCCATGCTGCCGGAGTCGCGCGAGCGCGGCTACAAGCCCGGCCGCTTCAGCTTCAACGTGCAAGGCGGACGCTGCGAAGCCTGCACCGGCGAAGGCCAGCGCCGCATCGAGATGAACTTCCTGCCCGACGTCTACGTGCTCTGCGAGGTCTGCAACGGCCGACGCTACAACCACGAAACGCTGCAGGTAAAGTTCAACAATCACTCCATCGCCGACATCCTCGACCTGCCCATCGAAGAAGCCGTGAACGTCCTCAAGGACATTCCGACGATCCACAATAAGCTTCAAACGCTCGTCGACGTCGGCCTCGGCTACATCCATCTCGGTCAGTCCGCGACGACGCTCTCCGGCGGCGAAGCCCAGCGCATGAAGCTCGCGCGCGAGCTCTCCAAGCGCCAGACTGGCAAGACGCTCTACCTGCTCGACGAGCCCACCACCGGCCTGCACTTCGACGACGTGCGCAAGCTGCTCGAAGTCCTGCATCGCCTCGCCGACCTCGGCAACACGGTCATTATCATCGAGCACAACTTCGACATGATCCGCAACGCCGACTACCTCATCGACATGGGGCCCGAGGGCGGCGAAGGCGGCGGCACGATCGTCGCGCAAGGCCCACCCGAGCTCGTCGCACATGTCGAAGCCTCGCACACCGGCCACTTTCTGCGCCGGTACTACGACGAGACCTCCGGCCTCATCGCACCCTCGTCGCTGCCGCCGATCGAGCTGCCCGATCTCGAGAAGAAAGCGCCGAAACCGAAGTTCATCGCACCCGAACGCAAAACCGGTGTGCCGACAGCCTCCAAGAAAAAGCCAGAAGAAGGCGCTACCAAACCCGCAGCGAAAAAGTCTGCCAAGAAGGCCGCGAAGAAGAGCGCGAAGTAGCGCTCCCTTCTCACAAACTGACATCCTCGCTCGCTGACGGGTCGGACGAAACGATCAGCGAGCACCAGCCGGAAAGCAAGAAGCTCGAAGCAGATGCCGAACGAACGCAAGAACCCGAACGCAGACCTCGCCGAGCTTCCTGACCCCGCGCTCACGCCCGCCGAGTTGGTCACCTTCGACGCCGCCGAGCCGCTCGACATTCAGCACGACACCGATCCGGCGAAAGAAGTCCCCCCCGCACGCCGCATCCCCCACCTCGGACACACTGCGGTCTTCTTCTCGCTCACGGGCTTCTGCATGCTGCTCTGCAGCGCGGTCGCGCTCGGCGTTGCTCATGCAGGCGCACCGGGCGAAGCCATCAAGCACCCGCTGATCCTCGGCGCAGCACAAGCCATCAGCTATCTGCTCGCTCTCGCCATCTCCTTCTTCATCTTCCCGCTCCTCTGGGAACGCAGCTTTCCCGACGGCATCCACTGGAACACGCGCCCGGCAAAGCTTCACTGGTGGAAGCTGCTCCTCCTGGGCATCACGCTGAGCGTGCTGGCGCAGTTGGCCATCAACCATCTCACCGGGCCCACGAGTGAGTCCGACGTCGTCGGCCTCTTCAAGACGCAGCTTTCCTCCTGGCTCACCCTGATCATAGGCGGCACGCTTCCTGCGCTCATGGAGGAGATCGCATTCCGCGGTTTCCTGCTGCCCTCACTGGCCACCGCGTATGACTGGCTCACACTCGATCGCACGCCCGCCGGCCTGCGTCGATGGGACACCACCGCGAACCACACCATGACGGCTTGGACCTTTGCCACGCTGCTCTCCAGCCTCGTCTTCGCGTTGCTGCACGCACCGCAACTGCATCACGCCTGGGGAGTCGTTTCAGTGCTCTTCGTCGTCTCGGTGCTCTTCAGCATTGTGCGCATCCGCACGCACTCTGTAGCCGCAGCCGTCATCGTTCATGCCGCCTACGACATGCTCCTCTTCTGCGAGATGGCCTTCGCCACCGGCGGCTTCCAACACCTCGACAAGCTCAACTAAACCCGCAAGCGATAAACTGGATACACGATGATTCCCACCCTGCAATGGACGTCTGAAGGCGTCAGCTTCCTCGATCAGACCAAGCTCCCGCAAGTCGAGACCTACGTTCTCGCCCGCAACTACAACGAAGTCGCCGACGTCATTCGCAACATGGTCGTGCGCGGCGCGATGGCCATCGGCGTCTCTGGCGCAATGGGCGTGGCCCTCGGCATCCAGCAGTCCACCGCCGTCACCCTTCCGGACCTGAACGCCGAAGTTGAGGTCATCTGCGATACGCTCGCAAAGACGCGCCCCACGGCCGTCAATCTCTTCTGGGGCATCGCGCAGATCCGCGACCTGTACAACAAGCTCGCGGCTGAGAACGTCGCCATCGACGAGATCAAATCGCAGGTCGTCGCACTCGCGCAGACGCTCTACGACGAAGACATCGCCAACCTCAAGGTCCTCGGCGCGTACGGCGCAGACCTGCTGCCGAAGGAAGGCACGATCCTCACCCACTGCAATGCTGGAGCCCTTGCTGCCTGCGGCTACGGCTCAGCGCTCGGCGTCATCCGCGCCGCTGTAGAGCGCGGCTATAAGATCGACGTCTTCGCCGACGAGACGCGCCCCTTCAACCAGGGCACACGCCTCACCGCGTGGGAGCTCACGAAGGACAACATCCCCACCACGCTCATCTGCGACAACATGGCCGGCTACTTTATGGGCCAGGGCCGCATCAAGGCCGCCATCGTCGGCGCAGACCGCATCGCCGCCAACGGTGACACCGCTAACAAGATCGGCACCTACTCTGTCGCCATCCTCTGCAAAGAGCACGGCATCCCGTTCTACGTTGCCGCGCCCTTCAACACCATCGACATCGAAACGCTCAACGGCAAGGACATCCCCATCGAAGAGCGCGCCGCGAAGGAAGTCACCCACGTGAACGGCGTGCAGGTAACGCCCGACGGTGTCGGCATCGCGAACCCGGCCTTCGACGTCACGCCCGCCAAGTACATCACCGCGATCATCACCGAGCGCGGCGTGCTGCGCGCACCGTTTGAAGAGTCCATCGCAGCAATGTCCAAGCAGACGAAGTAGTTTTTGTTTCCCATTCCCGAAGAGAATCTGCCGCTCGCCATCTCGGCAAGTCGCGCGATCTCCGAGGGCAAAACCGCGAATCCCGAAGCCGTGCGCAACTATCTGCGCACGGCTTCTGTCTATACTGCAAACGATTCTCTTTCAGAGGCCTTTGATGCGTCGAGTTTTCGCAGTCGCCCTGCTTGCCCTCGCTTCCGCCACGCTGCCCGCGCAGCAGGAGCAGGAACCCACGATGCCGACCATCCACGCCAGCACACAGATCGTGCTCGTCGACGTCACCGTGCAGGACAAAAAAGGCAACCCCATCCACGGCCTTAGCAAAGACAGCTTCGTTCTTTCGGAGGATAAGCACCCGCAAGGCGTGCGCCACTTCGAAGAGCACTCTGCCGCGACCGCAAAGCCTGGGCCCGAGCTGCCGCCCATGCCTGCCGGCACCTTTACCAACTACACGCCCACCCCCGAAGGCGGCGCGCTCAACATTCTTCTGCTCGATAGCCTCAACACGCCGATCCAGGACCAGGTCTTCGTACGTCAGCAGCTGCTCGACTTCATCAAGAAGGCGCCCGCCGGCCAGCGCATCGCTATCTTTGGCCTCTCCAATCGCCTGTATATGCTGCAGGGATTCTCGTCGGACCCGCAGACACTCAAGGATTCCCTGCAGAAGAAGCTCACAGCGCGCCAGTCCACCATGCTTGACGGCGCCGCTGGCTCCAGCGAGGCCGTCGACAGCCTCGACGACCTCACTCCCGCCAGCGACATCAGCGGCTCGCTCGCAGCCTCCTCGCTGCAGCAGTTCCAGACGCAGATGAACGCACAGATGACGCAGTTCCGCGTGCAATACACGCTCGACGCCTTCAACACGCTCGCGCACTATCTGCAGAACTTCCCCGGCCGCAAAAACCTCATCTGGTTCTCGGGCTCGTTCCCCATCAACATCATGCCGGATGCCACGCTCGACAACCCGTTCTCCGTGATGAACCTGAACGAAGACGAGTTCCGCGAAACGACCAATCTGCTCGCCCGGTCGCAGGTCGCGGTTTATCCCGTGGACGCGCGCGGCCTCATGGTCGACCCGACCTTCTCCGCTGCGCAAAGCGGCCGCAGCTTCTCGCGCAACCCTCAGGCCTTCGGGAACAAGATCGCCCAGTTCAATCAGTCGCAGGCCGATGAGCACATCACCATGAATCAGCTCGCCGACGACACCGGCGGCCGCGCCTTCTACAACACCAACGACCTTACCAGCGCTGTCTCAAAGGCCATCGACTCCGGCTCGAACTACTACACGCTGGCGTACTCACCGAGCAATAAGAAGTGGGACGGCAGCTACCGCAACATTCGCGTCGAACTCGCGCCTGCGCTCGCGGGTTCGGGCTACCAGCTCTCCTATCGCCACGGTTACTACGCGTTTGACCCCAACGCGCCGACGCCGAAGAAGCGACCGGAAGCCACGCCCAACACTCCCGTCACCACCGAGGACAAGCTCACCAGCGCGACGCAGGCCGCCGCCTACGAGCGCACCGCCATGGCGCACGGCGCGCCCACGCCGCAGGACATCCTCTTCAAGGTGCGCGTGCTGCCCGCCTCCACAAGCACCTCCGACAAGTTTGCCCCCAACAACGCCCCCGACCCCATCCATCCCATCAAGCCGCCGTTCCGCGACTTCCTTGTGGACTACGCGATCCCCGGCAGCGCCTTCAGCCTCACCAAGTCCCCGCAAGGGCGCTTCCAGGGCGGTATCGCCTTCTCGGTCTTCCTCTACGACCGCGATGGGCGTCTGCTGAACACCAGCGGCGAAACGATCCACCTGAACCTGACGCCGGAAAACTACGAGGCCTTCCGCAAGGTCGTGCGCGGCCGCTTTGCGATCAGCGTCCCGGCCAAAGGCGGCGGCGAAATGTTCCTCCGCATCGGCGTGGAAGACGTCTCCGCCGCCCGCTTTGGCGTGGTCGAAATCCCGGTCGCCTCGGTGGCGAAACTCGCGCCCCCGCCCGACGCTCCCAAGCTCCCTTCCGGGGACCCACCCGCGACAGCGCCCACGGCTGCGAAACCCTGATCGTCTAGGGCGTTGTCGCACATCGCGACATCGCCTTCCTACGCACCCTCGCGCAAAGGCGTACCCTGTCAGTAGGGATGACGTTTCGCTTTCTAGATTGGCGCAGGAAATCGCTGGCCCGGGCGAACACGATCTCCTTCGGCGGATTCTTGGTCTCCGTCCCGCTGGCGCACTTCCCGCATCTGCAGCCTGCGCCGGTGCTCGTCGTGCCGCTGGGCATCATCCTTCTGGGCACACTCGACACCACCCGCAATATGAAAGCCCGCTGGGACTGGTATCACGCAGGCGTGCTCATGTGCATTTACGCCGATGTCCTGATGCTCTTCCTCGTGCTTTTCTTCCTGATCTGCCCCTACCTGGCCATGGGCGTGACAGGACATTAAGCCGCGCGGCGAAAGATAGCTGCCTTACAGGTTGACACCCGTGTCTACAATCCAAGACACTCGTTGCCAAGACCGAAGGAAGCTGCCCGAACGCATGACTGAATTCACCGCCGAAGACTCCTCGCGCTCCAACCTACGCTGGTACGTCTGTTTCCTCGTCTTCCTTGCGACGACCATCAACTACATGGACCGCAGCGTCTTCTCGTTCATCGAGCCGCTGCTGCACAACGTCTCCTTCATGGGTTGGGACCACGCCGCCGACAAGCTGCACCAACCGGCCTTCGACAACAACTTCGGCAACGTCGTCATCTGCTTCCAGATCGCCTACGGTGTTGGCCTGCTCACCGCCGGCCGCGTCATCGACAAGCTGGGAGCCAAGGCGGGCTACGCGGTCGCGATCGCTATCTGGGGAATCGCATCGATGTCGCACTCGCTCGTCACCGGCGTAGCGGGCTTCTGCATCGCGCGCATCGTGCTCGGCCTCGGCGAAGCGGGCAACTTCCCCGCCGCCATCAAGGCCATCACCGAGTGGTTCCCCGCCGAAGAACGCGGCAAGGCCATCGGCCTCTTCAACTCTGGCTCAAACGTCAGCTTCTTCCTCGCGCCGCTCATCATCACGGCCGTCACCACGCGCTGGGGATGGCGCTACGCCTTCCTCGCCACCGGCAGCATGGGCGCCGTGTGGCTCGTACTCTGGCTCGCCTTCCCGTACAACAAGCTGCGCCGTACAGGCACCATGACGCAGGCGAATCTTGAGCCCGTCGTACAGCAGTCGCACCCGCTCGCAAGCATCTTCTCCAACCCCGGCACCTACGCCTTCGCCATCGGCAAAGGCCTCACCGACGGCGTCTGGTGGTTCTATCTCTTCTATCTGCCGCAGTTCCTCAACCGCACGTACGGCCTCGACCTCGACCATGCAT
Proteins encoded:
- the mtnA gene encoding S-methyl-5-thioribose-1-phosphate isomerase codes for the protein MIPTLQWTSEGVSFLDQTKLPQVETYVLARNYNEVADVIRNMVVRGAMAIGVSGAMGVALGIQQSTAVTLPDLNAEVEVICDTLAKTRPTAVNLFWGIAQIRDLYNKLAAENVAIDEIKSQVVALAQTLYDEDIANLKVLGAYGADLLPKEGTILTHCNAGALAACGYGSALGVIRAAVERGYKIDVFADETRPFNQGTRLTAWELTKDNIPTTLICDNMAGYFMGQGRIKAAIVGADRIAANGDTANKIGTYSVAILCKEHGIPFYVAAPFNTIDIETLNGKDIPIEERAAKEVTHVNGVQVTPDGVGIANPAFDVTPAKYITAIITERGVLRAPFEESIAAMSKQTK
- a CDS encoding permease, producing MTFRFLDWRRKSLARANTISFGGFLVSVPLAHFPHLQPAPVLVVPLGIILLGTLDTTRNMKARWDWYHAGVLMCIYADVLMLFLVLFFLICPYLAMGVTGH
- a CDS encoding CPBP family intramembrane glutamic endopeptidase, with the translated sequence MPNERKNPNADLAELPDPALTPAELVTFDAAEPLDIQHDTDPAKEVPPARRIPHLGHTAVFFSLTGFCMLLCSAVALGVAHAGAPGEAIKHPLILGAAQAISYLLALAISFFIFPLLWERSFPDGIHWNTRPAKLHWWKLLLLGITLSVLAQLAINHLTGPTSESDVVGLFKTQLSSWLTLIIGGTLPALMEEIAFRGFLLPSLATAYDWLTLDRTPAGLRRWDTTANHTMTAWTFATLLSSLVFALLHAPQLHHAWGVVSVLFVVSVLFSIVRIRTHSVAAAVIVHAAYDMLLFCEMAFATGGFQHLDKLN
- the uvrA gene encoding excinuclease ABC subunit UvrA encodes the protein MSITHINVRGARQHNLRDVSVSIPRNTLTVVTGLSGSGKSSLAFDTIYAEGQRRYVETLSAYARQFLDQMERPDVDSIEGLSPAISIEQKTTSRSPRSTVGTITEIYDYLRLLWASVGQPHCPNCHRPISRQSAEQIIAQIVERTDAIGERITVLAPIVRGRKGEFREELEALDKKGYRVRIDGEITEIEEGMRLEKRKNHTVEAIVDRIILKLAPGEETYDTRRLQTAITTSLTLAGGLVLIGLQSPGGEYHETLYSTSMACPDCGINVPKLEPRSFSFNSTYGACPECNGLGSIFDFDPAKTISDWSKPLLDGAMGPGGSAQYLLRLIKLFADKNKINLKQPFEALPKEQQDLFLYGPPRAEAARTGFHGIIPYLRDSLEETKSDGYREYMMQYMSANDCPRCHGARLRPESLAVTIPLKDSGAPGLDSESYDAEAIKSPRATKDFSIADFTGLSLERALVGARSMKFSGREALIADRLQREVIERLEFLNAVGLGYLSLSRSAATLSGGEGQRIRLATQIGSKLRGVLYVLDEPSIGLHQRDNQRLISALENLRDIGNTVLVVEHDEDTMRKADYLIDLGPGAGKNGGFIMAEGTPAQVMADPNSVTGQYLSGKIDIVTRPTPDKAPRPLTGRWLSIQNATSHNLRNVTAHFPLGVMTVVTGVSGSGKSTLVNDILYRSLAKELYGSREEPGAHKAIHGAGELDKVIQIDQSPIGRTPRSNPATYTGVFTAIRDLFAMLPESRERGYKPGRFSFNVQGGRCEACTGEGQRRIEMNFLPDVYVLCEVCNGRRYNHETLQVKFNNHSIADILDLPIEEAVNVLKDIPTIHNKLQTLVDVGLGYIHLGQSATTLSGGEAQRMKLARELSKRQTGKTLYLLDEPTTGLHFDDVRKLLEVLHRLADLGNTVIIIEHNFDMIRNADYLIDMGPEGGEGGGTIVAQGPPELVAHVEASHTGHFLRRYYDETSGLIAPSSLPPIELPDLEKKAPKPKFIAPERKTGVPTASKKKPEEGATKPAAKKSAKKAAKKSAK
- a CDS encoding MFS transporter; amino-acid sequence: MTEFTAEDSSRSNLRWYVCFLVFLATTINYMDRSVFSFIEPLLHNVSFMGWDHAADKLHQPAFDNNFGNVVICFQIAYGVGLLTAGRVIDKLGAKAGYAVAIAIWGIASMSHSLVTGVAGFCIARIVLGLGEAGNFPAAIKAITEWFPAEERGKAIGLFNSGSNVSFFLAPLIITAVTTRWGWRYAFLATGSMGAVWLVLWLAFPYNKLRRTGTMTQANLEPVVQQSHPLASIFSNPGTYAFAIGKGLTDGVWWFYLFYLPQFLNRTYGLDLDHAYRYIVTVYVVSSVGSIFGGALSGTIMKRGHTINFGRKIAMLCMAVLVVPMVIVPHLGELFPANSWPATIVIAVAAAAHQGWSANIFSTPSDMFPATAVSTVVGIGGAAGAIGGAIFTYMVKHTLSLHPLLVFGIASVSYLIALGIFQLLVPRLGAPRSPEMPITAP
- a CDS encoding VWA domain-containing protein — translated: MRRVFAVALLALASATLPAQQEQEPTMPTIHASTQIVLVDVTVQDKKGNPIHGLSKDSFVLSEDKHPQGVRHFEEHSAATAKPGPELPPMPAGTFTNYTPTPEGGALNILLLDSLNTPIQDQVFVRQQLLDFIKKAPAGQRIAIFGLSNRLYMLQGFSSDPQTLKDSLQKKLTARQSTMLDGAAGSSEAVDSLDDLTPASDISGSLAASSLQQFQTQMNAQMTQFRVQYTLDAFNTLAHYLQNFPGRKNLIWFSGSFPINIMPDATLDNPFSVMNLNEDEFRETTNLLARSQVAVYPVDARGLMVDPTFSAAQSGRSFSRNPQAFGNKIAQFNQSQADEHITMNQLADDTGGRAFYNTNDLTSAVSKAIDSGSNYYTLAYSPSNKKWDGSYRNIRVELAPALAGSGYQLSYRHGYYAFDPNAPTPKKRPEATPNTPVTTEDKLTSATQAAAYERTAMAHGAPTPQDILFKVRVLPASTSTSDKFAPNNAPDPIHPIKPPFRDFLVDYAIPGSAFSLTKSPQGRFQGGIAFSVFLYDRDGRLLNTSGETIHLNLTPENYEAFRKVVRGRFAISVPAKGGGEMFLRIGVEDVSAARFGVVEIPVASVAKLAPPPDAPKLPSGDPPATAPTAAKP